A part of Andrena cerasifolii isolate SP2316 chromosome 10, iyAndCera1_principal, whole genome shotgun sequence genomic DNA contains:
- the Taf1b gene encoding TATA box-binding protein-associated factor RNA polymerase I subunit B isoform X2: MQTCRICGGTDFFKEAGYFFCQTCQTQNEDIREEVLELRVDNSTRLRKTRIRQLRSDKSGEELGWTSWELYNFVLIGLTNELVELGVPSSIKLTVLQLWATYLGKLEVAFISTKKKAVPKLARRYCKRDAEIIYGKVQSQKKIRKRKRLGSSANASTISGYQSEGSSGRELGRNKRLLIEADYDRYLQSQGSSQGDGLSTFSQSVYSVQSSSIKSSDNERKVQFSSHAKEEAKKVGRLAKNMPRGKRTKYKAKHISTQYKIGPNIITPMRLWAIVYLALRIHNQPIQLGDMLRYGREGHLSYYKLDHLLPPEVNLTKREANFLSQNVELTHKGMRRIIASMAKILGVWDIVCPDFLPLVSRYCQELGLPRGIQLYAERLIALSPPKMTFNRKKSYIPNYEGRAVGFIIVVLKTLLALDDITEYQISRMAEKINRKKMQHKTYCQHHNNTDDIVLNKIHKGIGEGECICYENNIPCIIVHGGAGSFSDSIVMEKMTGCKKAAINGYKELINGKTAVDAVESALWWLECDEFFNCSYGSVLNEIEKVQMDASIMDGLTFKCGSVGAVSDIEHPITLAKYVLNKFPNSIFVGEGAKHLATYANLNWISEGNMVAPTARIAFHLAEKGKLETDVENQSVLDVDMLTNSFGTVGCVAYDGFSIAAGTTTGGLNKKLVGRVGDTALLGCGTYATKDIGCSLTGHGESIMKLGLARAVVEDMEQNFTGDEALHNHFTRMLNKFEQVGGGIVLESNGRWAKYFTSEKMPYAVIENDLITYGARVHEERRELYSNSNAKDCGCRCALVRGHRRGLAH; encoded by the exons ATGCAGACGTGCAGAATTTGCGGTGGTACGGATTTCTTTAAGGAGGCTGGTTATTTCTTCTGTCAAACGTGTCAAACACAAAATGAGGACATCAGAGAGGAGGTCCTCGAATTGCGAGTAGACAATTCAACCAGATTGCGAAAAACGAGGATTAGACAGTTAAGGTCGGATAAATCGGGCGAGGAGCTCGGATGGACGTCCTGGGAATTATATAATTTCGTGCTGATCGGGCTGACGAACGAACTCGTGGAGCTCGGAGTTCCGTCCAGCATAAAATTGACAGTATTACAGTTGTGGGCGACTTATTTAGGGAAGCTGGAAGTCGCGTTTATCTCGACGAAGAAAAAGGCTGTGCCAAAGTTGGCTAGGAGATATTGTAAAAGGGACGCGGAGATTATTTATGGCAAGGTGCAGTCACAGAAGAAAATCAGAAAGCGTAAAAGGCTAGGAAGTAGCGCAAACGCTTCCACGATATCTGGTTATCAAAGCGAGGGTAGCTCTGGGAGAGAATTGGGTAGAAACAAGAGGCTTTTAATAGAAGCAGACTACGATAGGTACCTTCAATCTCAAGGTAGTTCTCAGGGAGACGGACTTAGCACGTTTAGTCAAAGTGTATATAGCGTACAATCGAGCTCAATAAAATCTTCGGACAACGAAAGAAAAGTGCAATTTAGCTCTCATGCTAAAGAGGAAGCAAAGAAGGTTGGAAGGCTAGCTAAAAATATGCCCAGGGGCAAAAGGACCAAGTACAAAGCGAAGCACATAAGTACCCAGTACAAAATAGGGCCCAATATAATTACGCCGATGAGACTATGGGCCATTGTGTATTTAGCTCTAAGAATTCATAATCAACCTATACAGTTAGGAGACATGTTAAGATACGGGAGAGAAGGACATCTATCTTATTACAAATTAGATCATTTATTACCACCGGAGGTGAATTTGACTAAGAGGGAAGCGAACTTCTTGTCACAAAATGTTGAACTTACGCACAAAGGGATGCGGCGAATTATTGCGAGTATGGCTAAAATTCTTGGTGTTTGGGATATAGTTTGCCCAGACTTTCTACCCCTAGTTAGTCGATATTGTCAGGAACTAGGATTGCCAAGAGGCATTCAACTATACGCAGAAAGACTGATAGCTTTATCACCTCCCAAAATGACATTCAACCGGAAGAAGTCATACATTCCAAACTATGAAGGCAGGGCAGTAGGGTTTATCATTGTAGTACTGAAGACTTTACTCGCTTTGGATGATATAACTGAGTATCAGATTAGCAGAATGGCAGAGAAAATTAACAG AAAGAAAATGCAGCATAAAACATACTGTCAGCACCACAATAACACAGATGATATtgtgttaaataaaatacataaaggAATTGGGGAAGGAGAATGTATTTGTTATGAGAATAACATCCCATGCATAATTGTACACGGGGGTGCAGGAAGTTTTAGTGATTCCATAGTCATGGAAAAAATGACAGGTTGCAAAAAAGCTGCTATTAATGGAtacaaagaattaataaatgGCAAAACTGCAGTGGATGCTGTGGAGTCTGCATTGTGGTGGCTAGAGTGCGATGAATTTTTCAATTGCAGTTATGGCTCTGTGTTAAATGAAATAG AAAAAGTGCAAATGGATGCAAGTATAATGGATGGCTTAACATTCAAGTGTGGGTCAGTCGGAGCAGTTTCAGACATAGAGCATCCCATAACACTGGCGAAATACGTTTtgaataaatttccaaattccATTTTCGTGGGCGAAGGCGCCAAACATTTAGCGACATACGCGAATTTGAATTGGATATCAGAGGGGAATATGGTCGCGCCGACGGCGCGGATAGCTTTTCATTTAGCGGAAAAAGGCAAATTGGAAACGGACGTTGAAAATCAAAGCGTATTGGATGTCGACATGTTAACGA ATAGTTTTGGTACTGTCGGCTGCGTAGCATACGACGGTTTCAGTATTGCTGCTGGAACTACCACAGGTGGTTTAAACAAGAAATTAGTAGGAAGAGTAGGCGATACTGCACTTTTGGGTTGTGGAACTTATGCTACTAAGGATATAGGTTGCTCCTTAACAGGACACGGGGAGTCTATAATGAAATTAGGATTAGCGCGCGCAGTTGTAGAAGACATGGAACAGAATTTCACAGGGGATGAAGCCCTGCACAATCATTTCACCCGCAtgttaaacaaattcgagcagGTCGGGGGTGGGATTGTACTTGAGTCGAACGGTCGTTGGGCGAAGTATTTCACGTCCGAGAAAATGCCCTACGCCGTAATTGAAAACGATTTAATTACGTATGGAGCAAGGGTGCACGAGGAAAGGAGAGAATTATATAGCAATTCCAATGCGAAAGATTGCGGATGCAGATGCGCTCTTGTA CGTGGCCATCGAAGGGGGCTTGCTCACTAA
- the Taf1b gene encoding TATA box-binding protein-associated factor RNA polymerase I subunit B isoform X1 yields MQTCRICGGTDFFKEAGYFFCQTCQTQNEDIREEVLELRVDNSTRLRKTRIRQLRSDKSGEELGWTSWELYNFVLIGLTNELVELGVPSSIKLTVLQLWATYLGKLEVAFISTKKKAVPKLARRYCKRDAEIIYGKVQSQKKIRKRKRLGSSANASTISGYQSEGSSGRELGRNKRLLIEADYDRYLQSQGSSQGDGLSTFSQSVYSVQSSSIKSSDNERKVQFSSHAKEEAKKVGRLAKNMPRGKRTKYKAKHISTQYKIGPNIITPMRLWAIVYLALRIHNQPIQLGDMLRYGREGHLSYYKLDHLLPPEVNLTKREANFLSQNVELTHKGMRRIIASMAKILGVWDIVCPDFLPLVSRYCQELGLPRGIQLYAERLIALSPPKMTFNRKKSYIPNYEGRAVGFIIVVLKTLLALDDITEYQISRMAEKINSVAIEGGLLTKKLFSFQEWQNYIECRKTILTHSHYPTKMKYSPDTHGIDDLYIKFLEFVTSKSDRKQPEAKNPKHFLPEDLVTAMTRYIADLSVNDLPSKAVEIFPPSLTPLHSYLQYLLDHPLHEIPGILRNDFFLSKVGYMTKPDSLVELATQCGIELEVIDSSLHFLEKIVPPFEQPRMPTIEELKQTVDVLDDSQGEHAEGSEHLNDYLHRKVPCRIRFDANKEQYYDSIRGLATNVDNVDLGEGFRFTETLPNGKLAIPTDNGDKDKKNSDFNPGNILLDPKFCDKYGLCLSLAEKESIRNSDLIRMKRSLQLARNVRNEFSRESDGFVKIEDNNDDSFSETKDLSFNTSTQMNTSKGGLIELKKLFLDSNIDFSNLDLDDADLKAAFPDLDDYFNLSEISLFCDNKEIPVPEVKNEKMLGNGRHRFFRPFKDYWMYNCIFSRVKPKNFAVFEKSLPRSFRWLLNECALMVEMSTESLYEEVCLIETYHAHVFKSSGPSDDDGGNTHSIPKNQINLILNKW; encoded by the exons ATGCAGACGTGCAGAATTTGCGGTGGTACGGATTTCTTTAAGGAGGCTGGTTATTTCTTCTGTCAAACGTGTCAAACACAAAATGAGGACATCAGAGAGGAGGTCCTCGAATTGCGAGTAGACAATTCAACCAGATTGCGAAAAACGAGGATTAGACAGTTAAGGTCGGATAAATCGGGCGAGGAGCTCGGATGGACGTCCTGGGAATTATATAATTTCGTGCTGATCGGGCTGACGAACGAACTCGTGGAGCTCGGAGTTCCGTCCAGCATAAAATTGACAGTATTACAGTTGTGGGCGACTTATTTAGGGAAGCTGGAAGTCGCGTTTATCTCGACGAAGAAAAAGGCTGTGCCAAAGTTGGCTAGGAGATATTGTAAAAGGGACGCGGAGATTATTTATGGCAAGGTGCAGTCACAGAAGAAAATCAGAAAGCGTAAAAGGCTAGGAAGTAGCGCAAACGCTTCCACGATATCTGGTTATCAAAGCGAGGGTAGCTCTGGGAGAGAATTGGGTAGAAACAAGAGGCTTTTAATAGAAGCAGACTACGATAGGTACCTTCAATCTCAAGGTAGTTCTCAGGGAGACGGACTTAGCACGTTTAGTCAAAGTGTATATAGCGTACAATCGAGCTCAATAAAATCTTCGGACAACGAAAGAAAAGTGCAATTTAGCTCTCATGCTAAAGAGGAAGCAAAGAAGGTTGGAAGGCTAGCTAAAAATATGCCCAGGGGCAAAAGGACCAAGTACAAAGCGAAGCACATAAGTACCCAGTACAAAATAGGGCCCAATATAATTACGCCGATGAGACTATGGGCCATTGTGTATTTAGCTCTAAGAATTCATAATCAACCTATACAGTTAGGAGACATGTTAAGATACGGGAGAGAAGGACATCTATCTTATTACAAATTAGATCATTTATTACCACCGGAGGTGAATTTGACTAAGAGGGAAGCGAACTTCTTGTCACAAAATGTTGAACTTACGCACAAAGGGATGCGGCGAATTATTGCGAGTATGGCTAAAATTCTTGGTGTTTGGGATATAGTTTGCCCAGACTTTCTACCCCTAGTTAGTCGATATTGTCAGGAACTAGGATTGCCAAGAGGCATTCAACTATACGCAGAAAGACTGATAGCTTTATCACCTCCCAAAATGACATTCAACCGGAAGAAGTCATACATTCCAAACTATGAAGGCAGGGCAGTAGGGTTTATCATTGTAGTACTGAAGACTTTACTCGCTTTGGATGATATAACTGAGTATCAGATTAGCAGAATGGCAGAGAAAATTAACAG CGTGGCCATCGAAGGGGGCTTGCTCACTAAGAAGCTGTTCAGCTTCCAAGAATGGCAAAATTACATAGAATGCAGAAAAACGATTTTAACCCATTCGCATTACCCAACTAAGATGAAATACAGCCCGGACACCCATGGAATCGATGACCTGTATATTAAGTTCTTGGAATTTGTAACTTCGAAGTCGGACAGGAAGCAACCAGAAGCAAAGAATCCGAAACATTTTTTACCAGAAGATCTCGTTACTGCTATGACAAGATACATCGCTGATTTGAGCGTCAATGATTTACCATCAAAGGCTGTTGAAATATTCCCACCATCTTTAACACCCCTTCATTCGTACCTTCAATATTTATTGGATCACCCACTTCATGAAATTCCTGGCATATTGAGAAATGATTTCTTCCTCTCGAAAGTTGGATATATGACAAAACCCGATTC CCTCGTAGAATTAGCGACACAGTGTGGTATCGAACTGGAAGTAATCGATTCCAGTCTACATTTCCTTGAAAAGATCGTACCCCCGTTTGAACAGCCTAGAATGCCAACCATAGAAGAACTGAAGCAGACCGTCGACGTGCTAGACGATTCTCAGGGCGAACACGCGGAGGGAAGTGAACATTTAAACGACTATTTACATAGAAAAGTACCGTGTAGAATCAGATTCGACGCCAATAAGGAACAGTATTACGACAGTATTCGAGGATTAGCGACGAACGTCGATAATGTCGACTTAGGAGAGGGCTTTAGGTTCACTGAAACACTGCCGAATGGAAAATTAGCGATTCCTACGGATAACGGTGACAAAGATAAGAAGAACTCAGATTTTAATCCAGGGAATATATTACTAGATCCTAAATTCTGTGATAAATACGGCTTGTGCTTGTCGCTCGCGGAAAAAGAATCTATTCGTAACTCAGATTTAATCAGAATGAAACGCAGTCTTCAACTCGCGCGGAACGTTAGAAACGAATTTAGCAGAGAAAGTGATGGATTCGTGAAAATCGAAGACAACAACGATGATTCTTTTTCGGAAACGAAAGATTTGAGCTTTAATACTAGTACGCAAATGAATACGTCAAAAGGAGGGCTAATCgaattaaagaaattgtttctgGACAGTAATATTGATTTTAGCAACTTAGATCTCGACGACGCAGATCTCAAAGCCGCTTTTCCAGACTTGGACGATTACTTCAATTTAAGCGAAATTTCACTGTTCTGCGATAATAAAGAAATTCCCGTGCCGGAAGtgaagaatgaaaaaatgttaggGAACGGCAGACATCGATTTTTTAGGCCATTTAAAGACTATTGGATGTATAACTGTATATTTAGCCGCGTGAAACCGAAGAATTTCGCGGTATTCGAGAAATCGTTGCCGAGAAGTTTCCGTTGGTTATTAAATGAGTGTGCTCTAATGGTAGAAATGTCTACGGAAAGTCTCTACGAAGAGGTATGCTTGATAGAGACTTACCACGCGCACGTTTTCAAATCTTCGGGCCCCAGCGACGACGATGGCGGTAACACGCATTCGATACCAAAGAATCAGATTAActtgattttaaataaatggtAA